TGAAGTATCAGTCTTCATCCTCGTCTTCGCTCGGTGGCTTCGTTAATATGTCGTCGACCAAGCCGTACTCCTTTGCCTCGGTCGCGCTCAAGAAGAAATCGCGATCGGTATCCTGGGCAATTTTCTCGACTGACTGTTCGCTGTGTTTGGCGATGATGTCATTGAGCACATCGCGGTAGCGGAACATCTCGGCCGCTTGGATTTCGATGTCGCTGACTTGACCGCCGACACCGCCCATCGGTTGGTGCATCATCACACGGCTGTTCGGCAGGCAGTGGCGTTTACCTTTGGTACCGCCGACCAGCAGAACCGCGGCGCCGCTGCATGCTTCGCCGACGCAATACGTCGCCACGGGGCACGACAAAATCTGCATCGTGTCGTAAATGGCCAGTGTCGCGGTGACACTGCCGCCGGGGCTGTTGATGTAAAAGTGAATGTCTTTGCGACGGTTCTCACTTTGTAAATACAGCAACTTCATCACCAGTTCGTTGGCGTTGCCGTAATGAATCTCGCCTTGCAAAAAGACGATCCGGTTTTCCAACAGCAAATCGCCCAGCGTCAATTGGCGTTGACGTTGGTAGCTCTGATACGCGTGGCTATTGGAAAGTTGGCCGGCCGCCAATTGGCCTGCCAGTGGGTGCATCAGCGGTGAATCCATTGAATGTCTTATGAGTGACTGAGAAGTGGAAGCGACAGGTGGAAGCAACAGGGCACGCACGCGCCGGTCGGTGTGTAAACAGTCCAGTGTCCACGTGGTTCAAGTTCAAGAGCAACGCCCCGTGAAACAGAACCACCGTGAAACCGGGGCCCACAGAAAGGTTGTGGTTGACCCGATAGACTCCTCTAGTGTTCGCATCTTCGCGGAATCTGGCAAGGCCAGTGTGCTGGCAGGCACGCGACGCCGTGGCACGGACTGATCGGTCTTCGGGTGCTTCCCCAATCGTCATTCTGCCCGTTCGGCGTGAACATGATCTCCCAAATACGCCCGCCTTCCCGAACTGCGCGGTTGATACAGTCGCTACCGTCGGATTGGAACGAGTCCCGGCGAAATCAACTGATCGTCAACGGACGTCATTGAAGGGTAGCGACGGTGCCCGTTCCGGTGCGACACACCAGCCGAATCATGGTTCCCCGTAGCGGAAGCCGCCGAGGCTTTCGGCACCTTGCGGTGAGTCGCTTATCGCTAGCGGACAATCAAACGTGGCTAATGCCATGCGGCTAATCCCGTCGTGGTCCATCAGCCGATGGCCATTCGCCCCGTTAATTTGACCCCCAATCGTGCTAACACCATTTGGCTGCCCCCGGAGCGCGATTTGATCCGAAGCTCTTGGCGAGTTCAGCGACGGGGCCGGTTGACGGCGGTGGGGATTCCCATTTTGATAAACTCAGTTCACAGGCCAATCCACCACGGCACCCGTTTGACGGTTTCGTTTGACTGCAATGACCGAACATCCCCAACGCAAAATCGCCTGCCCGACCTGTGGCAAACAGTTTTACATGGATGAAACGACCGCGCCGCCATTTTGCTGCCAACGCTGCAAGCTAATCGACCTTGGGCGTTGGCTCGACGAAGAGATTGGGTTGCCACACGAGCAAGACGAATCGCCCAAAACCATTGATCGCGACTCCGTCGATCAGTAACGGCTTCCGCCCGCTCCATTCTATCTCGCTCTTTCCGCCTTCCCCCTCCCCGACCTTTACAACGGCGCCGGAACTCGCGAGACTATTGGGCTGTAACGCCCAAACCTTTCCCGTCGCATCCGCGGGAAAGGTTTCTTTTTTTCCAGTTCATCTGGTGGAGTTTGTGATGCTTGAATCGGTACCGATGACCCGCGAGGGATACAACAAGATTAAGGCGGAAATCGAGCACCTCGAAAACGAAGTGATGCCCGAGATCGCGGAGAAGATCGCCATCGCTCGTGAAGAAGGCGATTTGAAGGAGAACGCGGAGTACCACGCTCAACGTGAAAACCAAGGCAACGTGAACGCCCGCATCAACTTGCTCAAAGACAAACTCGCCCGGGCGACGATCGTCGATCTTTCCGAATTGCCCAAAGACGAGGTTGCCTTCGGTTGCACCGTCACGGTCGAAGACCAGGACGATGGCATGGAAGAAGTCTTTACGTTTGTCGGTGCCGGTGAAGAGGACTACCGGAGCGGAAAGATCTTGGTCACCAGCCCGATCGGCAAAGGCCTGCTAGGAAAGAAAGTCAATGAGATGGCCGAAATCGAAGTCCCGGCGGGACTGATGCGATTGAAAGTGCTCAAAATTGAGTTCCCCGAGTAAGCCCGACGTTTCTCTCCGTTGACCACTTAGCCGACGGCGCTTCGCGGGTCTGAGCCAGTCGGGCGCGCCGTAGGCCCGCGATGCGGTTCTCACTCGCACCAACGGCGATTCCCGTTTTGCCTTCCCAATCATGCCGCAACCCAAACGCCACTCCGATTCCGCTGGCGATGATTCCCTTGGCGAATCGACATCGGATCCACCAACCAGCGTTGATTCAGGACCGGGCTGCATGCCCGCCGTTTTGGCAACGGCGGTTCTGGCCGGCATCATCGGTTTCATCAGTTGCGGCGTCTTGACTTGGGTGATCTTTCAGAAACAGGACGTGCTGGCCCTGCGTGCAATGAGGGGCAGCGTCATCCCGGCGATCGAACAGAGTCGTCTGTCGCCCGAAGAGAAAAACTCGACGGTGAAGCTACTCGAAGACTTCGCCGACCAGCTTGAACGAAAGCAGGTCGACGGCTGGCAGGCGTCCGGTGTGATGCAGCGTCTGGGGCGGTTACCGATTTTGCAATGGGCACAAATTCGCTTGGTCGAAACCTATGTCGATGAACATCCCGAGCAATTCGTCGACGATGCAAGCTTGCAATTCGATCGGATCCGCAAGGGCGTCGAACGCAATGACATCACCAAGTTTGACTTCCTACACATCCTCGAACCGCTCCTCGAAGTATCGCCGCAAGGCGAAGACGCGTCCCTGGCAGACGACTGGCAATCGCGAGCGATCGACGAGGTGATCGACCGTGCTCGCTTGGTCGCCGACCGCAGTGGCATCGAAGCCGAACCGAAGTCCGACATCACGATCGATGTCCTCGTCCGCCGACAAGTCGAAGCCGGGATCAAAGAAGGGACTTATTAGAGTGGCTAGTGGCTAGAAAGGAACAGGAGTTAGTGAGTTACTAGCAGCTAGCAACTCCTTCTCAAACTTGACCTATCGCTAAATTCTCTTTGCCACCAAACTCTCTTCTCGCAACCTTCCGATCACGCGGAGATTCCAGGCAGTGAAACCACGCAAGATTGTCGTCGTCGGCGCAGGCCCCGGCGGATTGGCGTCCGCGATGCAACTTGCTTATGCCGGCTGTGACGTGACGGTTCTTGAGCGGCGGGATCGACCCGGCGGCCGGACTTCGGCGATCGAACGCGATGGCTTCCGATTCGATTGTGGCCCGACGTTTTTTCTATACCCGCGGGTGCTCAGTGAGATCTTTCAGTCGGTCGGCTATGACTTGATGAAA
Above is a genomic segment from Roseiconus lacunae containing:
- a CDS encoding DNA gyrase inhibitor YacG, which codes for MTEHPQRKIACPTCGKQFYMDETTAPPFCCQRCKLIDLGRWLDEEIGLPHEQDESPKTIDRDSVDQ
- the greA gene encoding transcription elongation factor GreA — translated: MLESVPMTREGYNKIKAEIEHLENEVMPEIAEKIAIAREEGDLKENAEYHAQRENQGNVNARINLLKDKLARATIVDLSELPKDEVAFGCTVTVEDQDDGMEEVFTFVGAGEEDYRSGKILVTSPIGKGLLGKKVNEMAEIEVPAGLMRLKVLKIEFPE
- a CDS encoding ClpP family protease, with the translated sequence MDSPLMHPLAGQLAAGQLSNSHAYQSYQRQRQLTLGDLLLENRIVFLQGEIHYGNANELVMKLLYLQSENRRKDIHFYINSPGGSVTATLAIYDTMQILSCPVATYCVGEACSGAAVLLVGGTKGKRHCLPNSRVMMHQPMGGVGGQVSDIEIQAAEMFRYRDVLNDIIAKHSEQSVEKIAQDTDRDFFLSATEAKEYGLVDDILTKPPSEDEDED